The following proteins come from a genomic window of Pichia kudriavzevii chromosome 1, complete sequence:
- a CDS encoding uncharacterized protein (PKUD0A12210; Pfam Domains: MFS_1(2.8e-31)|Sugar_tr(3.3e-10)) encodes MSDSEEKISITTPQEQNLEAVTSKPLTLHDLTSNPLEASVPFSIDNPHHPYHWSLWKKYAITVAYCSLQVFITLTSTSYVAAEYEVQEKYNVNAQVATLGQSLFIIGTAVGPAFMGPLSDLIGRKWIYVFSTFLYVIFNFGCAWPTGMAMIAIFMFLIGVCGSTALSNVAGSIGDMFGGSDGASQPMSLFVFSANAGPSIGGIVGEAIMERSTLGYKWIFIINIIIGAAFTVFLCLVPETLPRIVIEEQTALEGRDSPNVILREFGYMKDRLFGRTPSYQILYEEKLAQEGGEAIVVEKVSTLNEIKFITLQALKMMVTEPIIICMGLFNGFAYGILFLYMDGIFDVFVYNNGLSAIAAECTYLNFVVGVSIVVAVQPIQTWLFKRDRRNNGGVARPEARFLLSLVTVWGFPLGLFWFGFTSNGKTNYWSPIIAGLVLAVADPLLWLAMLSYIIDSYSAAGLSNSAIAAFTIPSFTIAAALAHAGVAMFENMSTTWAMATLGFISLGIVALVYILYFFGRKVRAASSLAKFSV; translated from the coding sequence ATGTCCGACTctgaagagaaaatttcCATCACTACCCCTCAAGAACAGAATCTTGAGGCGGTCACATCGAAACCTTTGACCTTGCATGACCTAACTTCAAATCCTCTAGAAGCTAGTGTCCCATTTTCTATCGATAATCCACACCATCCTTACCATTGGTCCTTGTGGAAAAAATACGCAATTACTGTTGCATACTGTTCATTACAAGTTTTCATCACTTTAACTTCCACATCTTATGTTGCAGCCGAATATGAGGtgcaagaaaaatacaatgtTAATGCCCAAGTGGCAACTTTAGGACAATCGTTATTCATTATCGGTACTGCCGTTGGTCCTGCATTCATGGGTCCGTTATCCGATCTTATTGGTAGAAAATGGATCTATGTGTTTTCCACATTTTTATATgtaattttcaattttggttGTGCTTGGCCAACAGGTATGGCCATGATTGCcatttttatgtttttgattggtGTCTGTGGTTCAACTGCATTGTCCAACGTTGCAGGTTCAATTGGTGATATGTTTGGTGGATCCGATGGAGCATCTCAGCCAATGTCCttgtttgtcttttctGCTAATGCCGGCCCTTCCATTGGTGGTATAGTTGGTGAAGCTATTATGGAAAGATCAACCCTTGGTTACAAATGGATCTTTATTATTAATATCATTATTGGTGCAGCTTTTACTGTTTTCCTTTGCCTTGTTCCTGAAACTTTACCAAGAATCGTCATTGAGGAACAAACCGCTTTAGAAGGTAGAGATTCTCCAAACGTCATTCTTAGAGAATTTGGTTACATGAAGGACCGTTTGTTTGGTAGAACTCCATCTTACCAAATCCTatatgaagaaaaattagCTCAAGAAGGTGGCGAAgccattgttgttgaaaaagtctCAACTTTgaatgaaatcaaatttatcaCCTTGCAAgcattgaagatgatggtCACCGAACCAATCATTATTTGTATGGGATTGTTTAATGGTTTTGCTTATGGTATTTTGTTCCTTTACATGGATGGTAtctttgatgttttcgTTTACAACAATGGCTTGTCTGCAATCGCTGCAGAATGTACCTATTTGAactttgttgttggtgtcTCCATTGTCGTTGCCGTTCAACCCATACAAACTTGGTTATTCAAGAGAGATAGAAGAAACAATGGTGGCGTTGCTAGACCAGAAGCTAGATTTTTACTTTCCTTGGTTACTGTCTGGGGATTCCCATTGGGTCTTTTCTGGTTTGGTTTCACCTCTAATGGTAAGACTAACTACTGGTCTCCAATCATTGCCGGTTTAGTTCTTGCAGTTGCTGATCCATTATTGTGGTTAGCAATGTTGTCTTATATCATTGATTCCTATTCCGCTGCAGGTTTATCAAATTCTGCCATTGCTGCATTTACAATTCCTTCATTTACAATTGCCGCAGCTCTTGCGCATGCCGGTGTTGCTATGTTCGAAAACATGTCCACCACATGGGCTATGGCTACCCTTGGTTTCATCTCTTTAGGTATTGTTGCATTGGTCTACATTCTTTACTTCTTTGGTCGTAAGGTTAGAGCTGCTTCTTCATTGGCTAAATTCTCAGTCTGA
- a CDS encoding uncharacterized protein (PKUD0A12220; similar to Saccharomyces cerevisiae YJL141C (YAK1); ancestral locus Anc_1.207): MLQHQQQQQQQQQQQQQQQQQSPGAMSNYSNSPTENDEGSRQYLPRQEDGYQQAQQLQQSQYYQLQHQQHHQQQHQQQPQQQPQQYLQHQYVNPMLLPPHQNFVAAWQTVPSSQTSDNTVQRFGFNRRMSVQQTQRLPPSVINKNILPIPDDPLNKEYPQSLQFKQHSNTASPERPLFKSMWGFDGLGNSEVPISPTSSNNPTFHSPNLQSSRNRIHSIAEIPDLAINQQSLPPSSSVRLDKSLSVSPNRGPTYANEANMLTPSTDPNDQLNQFTLTSRGLRSSSFAVPKSKLNMYFPTTSQNEKVDQFQQQQAQQQYKQANSQYALPYVRKQQLPHQSQHLQQTDTYRRLSQQYDPRLQHFMNNRSKNVLESQQQQIIPPLRADGPVPHYIHMETTNNNNFNTLRRGSVAAVYHQQQQQHQQEPHSAGNQQMVSPNMNLLWDFNQSGAPSSQFLDDSYNISDSQISRFDSQYVYQPQLKTPKFTPVMSAKDLEPIINEKPKFRRVSTSQKFVSPLKALTTDLSLSYSMCVPEYNYQTSKNPRRVLTKNNKPYHNNGYDNENHDYILHVNDILGTEENKKYLVLDILGQGTFGQVVKCQNLKTQEIVAVKVVKAIQECLQQSMVEGNILEFLTKRVDPKYEKYFCTLKDKFMHRYHLCLVFELLSSNLYELIKQNHHHGLNIKLVRNFSVQILESLCALKDIKLIHCDLKPENILLTSLNKPDLKIIDFGGACQERHTVYTYVQSRFYRSPEVILGVEYSTSVDMWSFGCIVAELFLGLPLFPGASEYEQLVRIVDTFGMPPFWMMVEKKSNNYIVKTPNSTGDGNGKFNYRLKTLSEFNHEYNLHESTPKQYFSDTRLDDIIMKYRLPRKDMTEEMVNKEMHERSCLVHFLKGVLNISPLERWTPHEAIHHPFITGEEWTGSWSPPTAKYSSNAKHVRSNSLV; this comes from the coding sequence ATGCTCCAACAccagcagcagcagcagcagcagcaacaacaacaacaacagcaacagcaacaatcGCCAGGTGCCATGAGTAACTACAGCAATTCACCCACCGAAAATGACGAGGGTTCAAGGCAATATCTTCCAAGGCAAGAAGATGGTTATCAACAAGCACAGCAGCTCCAGCAATCTCAATATTATCAGTTACAGCATCAACAGCATCATCAACAGCAGCATCAACAGCAACCTCAACAGCAACCTCAACAATATCTTCAGCATCAATACGTTAATCCAATGCTGTTACCCCCACACCAAAATTTTGTGGCAGCTTGGCAGACAGTTCCAAGCTCACAAACTTCAGATAATACAGTACAGCGATTTGGATTCAACAGACGGATGTCAGTTCAACAAACTCAAAGATTGCCGCCTTCGGtgataaacaaaaatatactGCCCATACCAGATGATCCGTTAAATAAGGAGTACCCACAGTCTCTACAATTTAAACAACATTCAAATACTGCATCTCCCGAACGTCCATTATTTAAAAGTATGTGGGGGTTTGACGGCTTGGGTAACTCGGAAGTACCGATATCTCCAACTAGCAGTAATAATCCAACTTTTCACTCCCCCAATTTACAGTCAAGCCGCAACAGAATCCATTCAATTGCAGAAATACCCGACTTGGCAATAAATCAACAATCATTACCGCCCTCATCATCAGTTAGACTTGACAAAAGTCTAAGTGTCAGTCCCAATAGAGGACCGACGTATGCGAATGAGGCAAATATGTTAACACCTTCTACTGATCCAAATGACCAGTTAAATCAGTTTACATTGACAAGTAGAGGCTTACGCAGTAGTTCATTTGCAGTCCCAAAATCAAAGCTGAACATGTATTTCCCCACAACTTCCCAGAATGAAaaagttgatcaatttcaacaacaacaggCTCAACAGCAGTACAAGCAGGCTAATAGTCAATATGCTCTGCCATATGttagaaaacaacaattgcCACATCAAAGTCAGCATCTTCAACAGACTGATACATATCGCCGTTTATCGCAGCAGTATGATCCAAGGCTTCAACATTTTATGAACAATAGATCTAAAAATGTCCTTGAAAgccaacaacaacagatcATTCCTCCCTTACGTGCAGATGGCCCGGTTCCTCATTACATACACATGGAAACTACAAATAATAACAACTTTAATACATTGAGAAGAGGATCTGTAGCTGCGGTTTATCatcagcaacagcaacagcatCAACAGGAGCCGCATTCTGCtggaaatcaacaaatggtTTCTCCAAACATGAATCTTTTATGGGATTTTAATCAATCAGGAGCCCCTTCAAGTCAATTTCTCGATGACTCTTACAATATTAGTGATTCGCAGATTAGTCGATTCGATTCACAATATGTTTATCAGCCGCAGTTGAAGACACCGAAATTCACACCGGTGATGTCGGCAAAAGATTTGGAACCAATTATTAATGAAAAGCCCAAATTCAGACGTGTCTCAACTTCCCAAAAGTTTGTTTCACCCTTGAAAGCATTGACAACTGACTTAAGTTTGAGTTATTCGATGTGTGTGCCCGAATATAACTATCAAACAAGTAAAAACCCAAGAAGAGTGTTAACAAAGAACAATAAGCCATACCATAACAATGGTtatgataatgaaaatcaTGACTACATTTTACATGTTAATGATATTCTGGGTACagaggaaaacaagaagTACCTAGTTTTAGATATTTTGGGTCAAGGAACGTTTGGGCAAGTTGTAAAATGCCAGAACTTGAAAACCCAAGAAATCGTTGCCGTGAAGGTTGTTAAAGCAATCCAGGAATGTTTACAGCAGTCAATGGTTGAGGGAAACATCTTGGAATTCTTAACAAAGAGAGTTGATCCTAAATACGAAAAATACTTTTGTACTTTGAAGGATAAATTTATGCATAGATATCACCTTTGTTTGGTGTTTGAACTACTAAGCTCAAACCTATATGAGTTgatcaaacaaaatcatcatcatggCTTAAACATTAAACTTGTTCGAAATTTTTCAGTCCAAATATTGGAGTCTTTATGCGCTTTGAAAGATATTAAACTAATTCATTGCGACTTAAAGCCAGAAAATATCCTGTTAACAAGTTTGAACAAACCAGATCTAAAGATAATTGACTTTGGTGGTGCATGTCAAGAAAGGCACACGGTATACACATATGTTCAATCCAGGTTTTACAGATCACCGGAAGTCATTTTAGGTGTGGAGTATTCTACTTCTGTCGATATGTGGTCGTTTGGATGTATTGTTGCGGAATTATTTCTTGGTTTGCCCTTATTTCCTGGTGCTTCGGAATATGAGCAGTTGGTTAGAATCGTTGACACCTTTGGAATGCCACCCTTTTGGATGATGGTTGAGAAAAAATCCAATAACTACATTGTCAAAACTCCCAATTCGACAGGTGATGGGAATGGTAAGTTCAACTACAGGTTGAAAACGTTGAGTGAATTTAACCATGAATATAATCTCCATGAAAGCACACCAAAGCAGTACTTTAGCGACACAAGGTTGGATGATATTATAATGAAATACAGGTTACCCAGAAAGGACATGACTGAAGAAATGGTCAATAAGGAAATGCATGAAAGGTCATGTTTAGTTCATTTTCTTAAAGGTGTATTAAACATCAGCCCACTAGAGAGGTGGACTCCACACGAAGCAATCCATCACCCATTCATAACGGGAGAAGAATGGACCGGTTCTTGGAGCCCGCCAACGGCTAAATACAGCTCTAATGCCAAACATGTTCGTTCAAATAGTCTTGTATAG
- a CDS encoding uncharacterized protein (PKUD0A12230; similar to Saccharomyces cerevisiae YJL143W (TIM17); ancestral locus Anc_1.206), whose protein sequence is MSTPEADHSRDPCPIVILNDFGGAYAMGVIGGSLWHGIKGFRNSPYGERRIGAIAAIKARAPVVGGNFGTWGGLFSFYDCSIKAIRKREDAWNAIIAGFCVGGSLAVRGGRKHMLHSAITCGIFLGILEGVGMMFQRYMAYANKPVAMPEQGGAAPLAA, encoded by the coding sequence ATGTCTACACCAGAAGCTGATCATTCTAGGGACCCATGTCCTATTGTCATTTTGAACGATTTTGGTGGTGCCTACGCTATGGGTGTCATTGGTGGTTCTCTCTGGCATGGTATCAAAGGTTTCAGAAACTCTCCATACGGTGAAAGAAGAATAGGTGCAATCGCAGCCATCAAGGCACGTGCTCCGGTTGTTGGTGGTAATTTTGGTACTTGGGGTGGTCTGTTTTCATTCTATGACTGTTCTATCAAGGCCATCCGTAAACGTGAAGATGCATGGAATGCCATTATTGCCGGTTTCTGTGTAGGTGGTTCTCTAGCAGTTAGAGGTGGAAGGAAACATATGCTACATTCTGCAATCACTTGTGGTATCTTCTTGGGTATCTTAGAAGGTGTTGGTATGATGTTCCAAAGATATATGGCTTATGCTAATAAGCCTGTTGCAATGCCAGAACAAGGTGGCGCAGCTCCACTTGCTGCTTGA
- a CDS encoding uncharacterized protein (PKUD0A12240; similar to Saccharomyces cerevisiae YJL140W (RPB4); ancestral locus Anc_1.208): MNLSTSSVITRRRGGKASQPEDEENASELKLGPEFQLEQIGHDGEVHKLIALNLSEARILIRTALKERAETMSKYTGVEIEGLDGSGEPEDEQLAKLTAAPAANEILRKTLEHLALFARFKDVETCAAVESLLKSEENSILHPFEIAQLGSLSCEDIDEATTLIPSLNDKKDKIDLQRILDELNRLESNYA; this comes from the coding sequence ATGAATCTCTCAACGTCATCTGTTATTACTAGAAGAAGAGGTGGTAAGGCGAGCCAAccagaagatgaagaaaatgctTCTGAGTTGAAATTGGGTCCTGAGTTTCAACTTGAACAGATTGGTCATGACGGTGAAGTACATAAGTTAATTGCATTGAATCTAAGTGAAGCTCGTATATTGATCCGTACAGCATTAAAAGAGCGTGCAGAAACGATGTCTAAGTATACAGGTGTTGAAATAGAAGGCCTTGACGGTAGTGGTGAACCTGAAGATGAGCAGTTGGCCAAATTAACAGCGGCGCCAGCGGCAAATGAAATTCTTCGTAAAACTCTGGAACATTTGGCTTTATTTGCCAGGTTCAAGGATGTTGAAACGTGTGCTGCTGTTGAATCGCTACTCAAGAGTGAAGAAAACTCTATTTTACATCCTTTCGAAATAGCCCAACTAGGTTCTTTATCATGTGAAGATATTGACGAGGCAACTACTTTAATTCCAAGTCTCAATGACAAGAAGGATAAAATTGaccttcaaagaattcTAGATGAACTGAATAGATTGGAATCTAATTATGCTTGA
- a CDS encoding uncharacterized protein (PKUD0A12250; similar to Saccharomyces cerevisiae YJL139C (YUR1) and YKR061W (KTR2); ancestral locus Anc_1.209), with the protein MRHFFLSLIVIYLILEVILYVKFYKPDVTSSLVEEIYEKSVQIRDSRYNKTKEFLNRARIKGASNSYVEPVYLNDKDHLVINKHTVKLENATILVLCRNWELKDILSSMRSLEDRFNKDYHYPWTFLNDVPFDEDFKRWTTEMASGKTEYGLIPKEDWDTPDFIDQQKYNLSIEKAIKDELLYGFSRSYRNMCHFNSGFFFRQELVMKYDYYFRVEPGVQYFCDFQMDPFRLMRENKKKYSFVVSLYEYENTIPTLWETVESFMKEYPQHIHPNNSIDFITDKAPLGKYGLEFGDSPYNLCHFWSNFEIGDLNFFRSEQYLDYFEYLSKTGGFYYERWGDAPVHSLGATLLLDRDEIFHFEDIGYNHVPFFSYPEGKQVMKYKRCVAPPNTDNINVQLGSCLPRWWRSGSGKKFLKEYYHEDEYLLFKEHYNI; encoded by the coding sequence ATGCggcatttttttctttctcttaTTGTGATTTACCTAATACTGGAGGTTATTTTATATGTCAAATTCTACAAGCCAGATGTGACCAGCTCGTTGGTTGAGGAAATCTATGAGAAATCAGTTCAAATAAGGGATTCACGGtacaataaaacaaaagaatttttgaatCGTGCCAGAATCAAAGGTGCTTCCAACTCTTATGTAGAGCCTGTATATTTGAATGACAAGGACCATTTAGTTATAAACAAGCACACGGTCAAATTAGAGAATGCCACGATATTGGTCTTGTGTCGAAATTGGGAATTAAAGGAtattttatcttcaatgaGATCCCTGGAAGATAGGTTTAATAAGGATTATCATTATCCCTGGACCTTTCTAAATGATGTGCcctttgatgaagattttaAGCGCTGGACTACAGAAATGGCTAGTGGGAAGACAGAATATGGTTTAATACCCAAAGAAGATTGGGACACCCCTGATTTTATTGATCAACAGAAATacaatttatcaattgaaaaagcaaTAAAAGATGAATTACTCTACGGTTTCTCCAGATCTTACCGAAATATGTGTCATTTTAATTCcggcttttttttccgaCAGGAATTGGTTATGAAGTATGACTATTATTTCAGGGTAGAACCGGGggttcaatatttttgtgaTTTCCAAATGGATCCTTTCAGGCTTATGAGagagaacaaaaagaaatattcatttgttgtttcaTTGTATGAGTATGAGAATACAATTCCAACGCTCTGGGAAACAGTTGAAAGTTTTATGAAGGAGTATCCACAACATATTCATCCAAACAATAGCATTGACTTTATAACAGACAAAGCGCCTTTGGGAAAATATGGCTTGGAGTTTGGTGATTCGCCATACAATTTATGCCACTTTTGGtccaattttgaaattggagacttgaatttcttcagatCAGAACAATATCTCGATTATTTTGAGTACTTGAGTAAAACCGGTGGTTTCTATTATGAAAGATGGGGGGATGCACCTGTCCATTCATTAGGGGCCACTCTACTTTTAGATCGagatgaaatttttcattttgaagatattggtTATAACCATGTCCCATTTTTCAGTTACCCAGAGGGTAAACAAGTTATGAAATACAAGAGATGTGTTGCACCTCCGAATACCGACAACATCAATGTGCAACTGGGAAGCTGTTTGCCACGCTGGTGGAGAAGCGGATCGGGTAAAAAGTTTTTAAAAGAATATTACCATGAAGACGAATATcttttgttcaaagaaCATTATAATATATAG
- a CDS encoding uncharacterized protein (PKUD0A12260; similar to Saccharomyces cerevisiae YKR060W (UTP30); ancestral locus Anc_1.210) — protein sequence MGKRRGVLKKKEVEKPRNHERADYIFQTMNQELQDKALLAAEAHIFKLEKEGKMDEPIFLQLTTMVQTSKSKEFTRRMIKIPNRLRTVKNTTILLVTKDPVDTYRVPLTDKEAVTSDTFTDIVGYKKFKTMVGTSKKALKTYHEYDMIITDNRLHSLLPKLLEPTIFCKSSQKFPLMLQMAKPNPDAQLVKTKKSGFKDERVEPEYVQGQIKSWCRNTTFVPSTGPVISIIVGNPKLSGSEIIENIDSVLTYLCDESSRPIGGIVQGGFEGILDMHLRANDKTLPIMKKS from the coding sequence AtgggaaaaagaagaggagttttgaagaaaaaggaagtgGAAAAACCTAGGAATCATGAAAGGGCagattatatttttcaaacaatgaaTCAAGAACTTCAAGACAAAGCACTGCTTGCAGCCGAAGCACACATATTCAAACTAGAAAAAGAGGGCAAGATGGATGAgccaatttttttacaaCTAACCACAATGGTGCAAACTTCGAAAAGTAAAGAGTTCACGAGAAGAATGAtaaaaattccaaacaGATTAAGGACAGTGAAGAATACCACTATTTTACTGGTAACAAAAGATCCTGTTGATACTTACCGTGTACCATTAACAGATAAGGAGGCGGTAACGTCTGACACTTTCACGGATATTGTTGGTTATAAAAAGTTCAAAACCATGGTTGGTACTTCCAAAAAAGCGTTGAAGACGTACCATGAGTATGATATGATTATAACAGACAATAGATTACATTCTTTGCTCCCAAAACTATTAGAACCTACCATTTTCTGTAAAAGCTCACAAAAATTCCCCTTGATGTTACAAATGGCAAAACCTAACCCAGATGCACAATTAgtaaagacaaaaaaatcagGATTCAAGGACGAACGGGTGGAACCTGAATATGTTCAAGGACAAATTAAGTCATGGTGCCGGAACACGACATTTGTTCCCTCTACTGGACCAGTTATATCCATCATTGTGGGTAACCCTAAGCTATCTGGTTCAgaaataattgaaaatatagatTCTGTACTGACTTATTTGTGTGATGAATCTTCAAGGCCGATTGGAGGTATCGTTCAAGGTGGATTTGAGGGGATATTGGACATGCATTTACGTGCTAATGATAAGACACTTCCTATCATGAAAAAATCGTAA